The Parambassis ranga chromosome 19, fParRan2.1, whole genome shotgun sequence genome contains a region encoding:
- the stx4 gene encoding syntaxin-4: MRDRTKELGNQTAEVSDEDEEGKALMIKPSTSSAKDEKENEAFFKKVQEIHEGLNTLKKMVSDLENKQKTVLGVALPEESMKKELQTLREEIKTLATQIQRKLKSIESKKGEDDGKYIPINVRMQRTQHGVLSKEFVELMGHCNTIQAEYRDRNVERIQRQLKITGNNVTDEELDTMLESGQTDVFTQNILIDAKATRQALNEIESRHDEILKLERSIRDLHDMFQYLAMEVEAQGEMVDRIEANINQASNYVEKAKENTEKAVTYQQKARKKKVWIAICLAILILILVIALGTAFS, from the exons ATGCGGGACCGAACTAAAGAATTAGGAAAT CAAACTGCCGAGGTTtcggatgaggatgaagagggcaAAGCTCTGATGATTAAACCTTCAACCTCCTCGGCTAAAGATGAGAAGGAGAATGAAGCTTTCTTCAAAAAG GTCCAAGAAATTCACGAGGGTCTTAATACTCTCAAGAAGATGGTGTCAGAtcttgaaaacaaacaaaaaactgtgTTGGGTGTGGCACTGCCAGAGGAGA GTATGAAGAAAGAGCTCCAGACTCTACGAGAAGAGATCAAAACATTAGCAACTCAGATCCAGCGAAAGTTGAAGA GTATTGAATCTAAGAAGGGAGAAGATGATGGAAAATACATCCCCATCAATGTTCGGATGCAGCGCACCCAG catgGTGTATTGTCCAAAGAGTTTGTGGAGCTGATGGGTCACTGTAATACCATCCAGGCTGAGTACAGAGACCGTAATGTGGAGAGAATACAGAGGCAATTAAAAATCA ctggCAACAATGTGACTGATGAAGAGCTTGATACAATGCTTGAAAGCGGGCAGACGGATGTTTTCACTCAAAAT ATCCTGATCGATGCTAAAGCGACAAGGCAGGCTCTGAATGAGATTGAATCGCGGCACGATGAGATCCTGAAGTTAGAGAGGAGCATCAGAGACCTGCATGATATGTTCCAGTACCTCGCCATGGAGGTGGAGGCTCAG GGGGAGATGGTTGACCGGATTGAAGCTAACATCAACCAGGCAAGTAACTATGTGGAGAAAgcaaaggaaaacacagagaaggCAGTCACGTATCAGCAGAAGGCACGCAAG AAAAAGGTTTGGATTGCGATCTGTTTggccatcctcatcctcatcctcgtCATTGCGCTGGGCACCGCTTTTAGCTAG